A genomic segment from Amycolatopsis camponoti encodes:
- the clpS gene encoding ATP-dependent Clp protease adapter ClpS, whose protein sequence is MSMPVAAEQTQVEPAGAELAESDTPWRTVVWNDPVNLMSYVTYVFQKLFGYGRDHATKLMLDVHHKGKAIVSSGTKEKVETDVAKLHAAGLWATMEQTS, encoded by the coding sequence ATGTCCATGCCTGTCGCAGCCGAGCAGACGCAGGTCGAGCCGGCCGGTGCCGAGCTCGCCGAGTCGGACACACCCTGGCGGACGGTGGTGTGGAACGACCCCGTCAACCTGATGTCGTACGTCACGTACGTCTTCCAGAAGCTGTTCGGGTACGGGCGCGACCACGCCACCAAGCTCATGCTGGACGTGCACCACAAGGGCAAGGCGATCGTCTCGTCCGGCACCAAGGAGAAGGTGGAGACCGACGTGGCGAAGCTCCACGCGGCGGGCCTGTGGGCCACGATGGAGCAGACCTCGTGA
- a CDS encoding MBL fold metallo-hydrolase, whose amino-acid sequence MPELRTAFAGVSNVLVTDGTSGVLVDGFFSRPSLLKMARRVAPDRERIDEALSRLGVTELDAVLVAHSHVDHVLDAPVVARLTGATLAGSPSTRKVQEGYDLAAEPFEELVPGEPVEFGAFTVTPIDTRHSAGDRVPGEITEPVRLPAKAKDFKTGRCYSFHIAHAAGSVVVHASANFVPGALAGHSADVVYLGAGAAGKQTEEWREEYWRETVGALGPRKVRPIHWDAFWRPLSKPLKLLPKVFDDLGATMATFERLAGADGVDLALPELWKAE is encoded by the coding sequence ATGCCCGAACTGCGCACGGCTTTCGCCGGGGTGTCGAACGTCCTGGTCACCGACGGCACCTCCGGCGTGCTGGTCGACGGCTTCTTCTCGCGGCCGTCCCTGCTCAAGATGGCGAGGCGCGTAGCGCCGGACCGCGAGCGCATCGACGAGGCCCTGAGCCGGCTCGGTGTCACGGAGCTCGACGCCGTCCTGGTGGCGCATTCGCACGTCGACCACGTCCTCGACGCGCCGGTCGTCGCGCGGCTCACCGGCGCCACGCTGGCCGGCTCGCCGTCGACCCGGAAGGTCCAGGAGGGCTACGACCTGGCCGCGGAGCCGTTCGAAGAGCTGGTGCCGGGCGAGCCGGTGGAGTTCGGCGCGTTCACCGTGACCCCGATCGACACCAGGCACAGCGCCGGCGACCGGGTGCCGGGCGAGATCACCGAGCCGGTCCGGCTGCCGGCCAAGGCGAAGGACTTCAAGACCGGGCGGTGCTACTCGTTCCACATCGCGCACGCGGCGGGCAGCGTCGTCGTCCACGCGTCCGCGAACTTCGTGCCCGGGGCGCTCGCCGGCCACTCCGCTGACGTCGTCTACCTCGGCGCGGGAGCGGCCGGCAAGCAGACCGAGGAATGGCGGGAGGAGTACTGGCGGGAGACCGTCGGCGCGCTCGGACCGCGCAAGGTCCGCCCGATCCACTGGGACGCCTTCTGGCGCCCGCTGTCCAAGCCGCTGAAGCTGCTGCCGAAGGTGTTCGACGACCTGGGGGCGACCATGGCCACCTTCGAGCGGCTGGCCGGGGCCGACGGCGTCGACCTGGCTCTGCCCGAGCTGTGGAAGGCCGAGTGA
- the murI gene encoding glutamate racemase produces MTSPSADAPIGVFDSGVGGLTVARALLEQLPAEQLRYVGDTAHNPYGPLPIATARSYALAALDEIVESGVKALVIACNTASAACLRDARERYDVPVIEVVLPAARRAVVATHTGRVGVIGTEGTVRSRAYEDAFAAAPGITLTSVACPRFVDFVERGITSGRQVLGLAQGYLQPLLDAEVDTLVLGCTHYPLLQGVLQIVMGQEVTLVSSADETAKDVVRILTERDLLTTRETPPRHEFLATGSAEPFTRLAARFMGFAPGVLAPTTA; encoded by the coding sequence GTGACGTCTCCGTCTGCTGATGCCCCGATCGGCGTGTTCGATTCCGGCGTCGGCGGGCTGACGGTCGCGAGGGCGCTCCTCGAGCAGCTGCCCGCCGAGCAGCTCCGCTACGTCGGCGACACGGCGCACAACCCGTACGGCCCGCTGCCGATCGCCACCGCCCGCAGCTACGCGCTCGCGGCCCTCGACGAGATCGTCGAGAGCGGCGTGAAAGCCCTGGTCATCGCCTGCAACACGGCGTCCGCGGCCTGCCTGCGCGACGCCCGCGAGCGCTACGACGTGCCGGTGATCGAGGTCGTCCTGCCCGCCGCGCGGCGCGCCGTCGTGGCCACGCACACCGGCCGCGTCGGCGTGATCGGCACCGAGGGCACCGTGCGGTCGCGCGCCTACGAGGACGCGTTCGCCGCCGCGCCCGGCATCACGCTCACCAGCGTCGCCTGTCCGCGGTTCGTCGACTTCGTGGAGCGCGGCATCACCTCCGGGCGCCAGGTCCTCGGGCTCGCGCAGGGCTACCTCCAGCCGCTGCTCGACGCCGAGGTCGACACGCTCGTGCTGGGCTGCACGCACTACCCGCTCCTGCAGGGGGTGCTGCAGATCGTGATGGGCCAGGAGGTCACCCTGGTTTCGAGCGCGGACGAGACGGCCAAGGACGTCGTCCGGATCCTCACCGAACGGGACCTGCTGACGACGCGGGAGACGCCGCCGCGGCACGAATTCCTCGCCACCGGCTCGGCCGAGCCGTTCACCCGGCTGGCCGCGCGGTTCATGGGGTTCGCCCCGGGTGTCCTCGCTCCCACCACCGCGTGA
- a CDS encoding P1 family peptidase: MITDVPGVLVGHHERVGDGWATGTTVVLVPDGAVGAVDQRGGAPGTRETNLLEPENLVQRVNAVCLSGGSAYGLAAADGVMRWLAERNLGFPVGAQPHEVVPIVPAAVLFDLPRSEWGNRPDASFGYAACEAASESFASGTVGAGAGAAVGSLKGGIGSASEVVGEFTVGAIAAVNAAGEAVDLSTGRAFAADHGDFGVTWPSRAADLPSRRTDLNTTIGVVAVDAALSKAEARRIAVAAQDGLARAVRPAHTMFDGDTVFALATGAHELPDASGPFGAAARPAALDALCSAAARVFARAMVHGLLAATTAGGVPAYRDVWPEAFGQPG, from the coding sequence ATGATCACCGACGTGCCGGGTGTCCTGGTCGGGCACCACGAGCGGGTCGGCGACGGCTGGGCCACCGGGACGACGGTGGTCCTGGTCCCCGACGGCGCGGTCGGCGCGGTCGACCAGCGCGGCGGCGCGCCCGGCACGCGCGAGACGAACCTGCTGGAGCCGGAGAACCTGGTGCAGCGGGTCAACGCGGTCTGCCTCTCGGGTGGGTCGGCGTACGGGCTGGCCGCGGCCGACGGCGTCATGCGGTGGCTCGCCGAGCGGAACCTGGGTTTCCCGGTGGGCGCGCAGCCGCACGAGGTCGTGCCGATCGTGCCCGCGGCGGTGCTGTTCGACCTGCCGCGCAGCGAGTGGGGCAACCGGCCTGACGCGTCCTTCGGCTACGCGGCCTGTGAAGCGGCTTCGGAGTCGTTCGCTTCGGGGACGGTCGGTGCGGGCGCGGGGGCGGCCGTCGGGTCGCTGAAGGGCGGGATCGGGTCCGCGAGCGAGGTCGTCGGCGAGTTCACGGTCGGGGCGATCGCGGCGGTCAACGCGGCGGGCGAGGCCGTGGACCTCTCGACGGGCCGCGCGTTCGCGGCCGACCACGGCGACTTCGGCGTGACGTGGCCTTCGCGCGCCGCTGACCTGCCGTCGCGGCGGACCGACCTGAACACGACGATCGGCGTGGTCGCGGTGGACGCGGCGCTGTCGAAGGCCGAGGCGCGGCGGATCGCGGTCGCGGCCCAGGACGGGCTGGCGCGCGCGGTGCGCCCGGCCCACACGATGTTCGACGGCGACACGGTGTTCGCGCTGGCCACGGGAGCGCACGAGCTGCCGGACGCGAGCGGCCCGTTCGGCGCAGCGGCGCGTCCGGCGGCGCTGGACGCGCTGTGCTCGGCGGCGGCGAGGGTGTTCGCGCGGGCGATGGTGCACGGGTTGCTGGCGGCGACGACGGCCGGTGGCGTGCCGGCCTACCGGGACGTCTGGCCGGAAGCGTTCGGTCAGCCCGGATAA
- a CDS encoding PLP-dependent cysteine synthase family protein, whose translation MARFESLLDALGGTPLVGLPRLSPTHDVRLWAKLEDRNPTGSIKDRPALAMIEAAEREGKLRRGSTILEPTSGNTGISLAMAAKLKGYGLVCVMPENTSTERKQLLQAYGARIVFSPAAGGSNEAVRRAKELAEANPEWVMLYQYGNPANADAHYRGTGPELLKDLPTLTHFVGGLGTTGTLVGVGRYLHEAKPDVQVIAAEPRYGELVYGLRNLDEGFVPELYDASVLNGRYSVGAYDALRRTRELLENEGIFAGISTGAVLHAALAVAEKAAARGEQADVAFVVADAGWKYLSTGAYAGSLDEAAARLDGQLWA comes from the coding sequence ATGGCTCGCTTCGAGTCCCTGCTCGACGCGCTCGGCGGCACCCCGCTGGTCGGGCTGCCCCGGCTCTCGCCCACGCACGACGTACGCCTCTGGGCGAAGCTGGAGGACCGCAACCCGACCGGCTCGATCAAGGACCGCCCCGCGCTGGCCATGATCGAAGCCGCCGAGCGCGAGGGCAAGCTGCGGCGCGGCTCCACGATCCTGGAGCCGACGTCGGGCAACACCGGCATCTCGCTGGCCATGGCCGCCAAGCTCAAGGGCTACGGGCTGGTCTGCGTCATGCCGGAGAACACCTCGACCGAGCGCAAGCAGCTGCTGCAGGCCTACGGCGCGCGGATCGTGTTCTCCCCGGCCGCGGGCGGCTCGAACGAGGCCGTCCGGCGGGCGAAGGAACTGGCGGAGGCGAACCCCGAGTGGGTGATGCTCTACCAGTACGGCAACCCGGCCAACGCCGACGCGCACTACCGCGGCACCGGCCCGGAGCTGCTCAAGGACCTGCCTACGCTGACGCACTTCGTCGGCGGCCTCGGCACGACCGGGACCCTGGTGGGCGTCGGCCGGTACCTGCACGAGGCGAAGCCGGACGTCCAGGTCATCGCGGCCGAGCCGCGCTACGGCGAACTGGTGTACGGCCTCCGCAACCTCGACGAGGGGTTCGTCCCGGAGCTGTACGACGCTTCGGTGCTGAACGGCCGCTACTCCGTGGGCGCGTACGACGCGCTTCGCCGCACGCGTGAGCTGCTCGAGAACGAAGGCATCTTCGCGGGCATCTCGACGGGCGCGGTACTGCACGCGGCGCTGGCGGTGGCCGAGAAGGCCGCGGCCCGGGGCGAGCAAGCGGACGTCGCTTTCGTCGTCGCCGACGCCGGGTGGAAGTACCTGTCGACGGGTGCCTACGCGGGGTCGCTCGACGAGGCCGCCGCGCGGCTCGACGGGCAGCTCTGGGCCTGA
- a CDS encoding Mov34/MPN/PAD-1 family protein: MLRIRRELVDEIVAHARRDHPDEACGVIAGPAGSDSAERFIPMLNAARSPTFYEFDSGDLLKLYREMDANDEVPVVIYHSHTATEAYPSRTDANIAAEPDAHYVLVSTRDPEVHEFRSYRIVDAEITEEPVEIVD, translated from the coding sequence GTGCTCCGGATCCGCCGTGAACTCGTCGACGAGATCGTCGCCCATGCCCGCCGTGACCATCCCGACGAGGCGTGCGGCGTCATCGCCGGGCCCGCAGGGTCCGACTCGGCCGAGCGCTTCATCCCCATGCTGAACGCCGCGCGGTCGCCGACGTTCTACGAGTTCGACTCCGGTGACCTGCTGAAGCTCTACCGGGAGATGGACGCCAACGACGAGGTGCCCGTGGTGATCTACCACTCGCACACCGCGACCGAGGCCTACCCGTCGCGGACCGACGCGAACATCGCGGCCGAGCCGGACGCGCACTACGTGCTCGTCTCCACCCGCGACCCCGAAGTGCACGAATTCCGGTCGTACCGGATCGTGGACGCCGAGATCACCGAGGAGCCGGTCGAGATCGTCGACTGA
- a CDS encoding arylamine N-acetyltransferase family protein: MGNFDVHGYLKRLGLDAEPPSVAALRRLHTAQVERVPYEALEIQLGRPTPLEPSASLARILRGRGGYCYHLNGAFSALLRELGYQVTRHLGGVQGGPGDAPNVDRNHLALTVTGVPDEPGTTWLVDAGLGDGIHEPLPLREGTYRQGPHTYRLRPSEVAPGGWRFDHDPSGSFAGFDFAAGAAEMADFAAKHAWLSTAPESGFVRVCVLQRRDATGVDTLRARTLNRHGTKEFVELPADWWTAAADVFGITPDLFTAEERERLWRQVVAQHEAHAGGPVVSV, encoded by the coding sequence ATGGGGAACTTCGACGTTCATGGATACCTGAAGCGGCTCGGCCTCGACGCGGAGCCGCCGAGCGTGGCCGCGCTGCGGCGGTTGCACACGGCGCAGGTCGAGCGCGTGCCGTACGAGGCGCTGGAAATCCAGCTCGGGCGGCCGACGCCGCTGGAGCCGTCGGCGTCGCTCGCGCGGATCCTGCGTGGCCGCGGCGGGTACTGCTACCACTTGAACGGCGCCTTCTCGGCCTTGCTGCGCGAGCTCGGCTACCAGGTCACGCGCCACCTCGGCGGGGTTCAGGGCGGTCCGGGCGACGCGCCGAACGTCGACCGCAACCACCTGGCGCTGACCGTCACCGGGGTGCCGGACGAGCCGGGGACGACGTGGCTGGTGGACGCCGGGCTGGGCGACGGCATCCACGAGCCGCTCCCCCTACGGGAAGGCACCTACCGGCAAGGCCCGCACACCTACCGGCTGCGGCCCTCGGAGGTGGCGCCGGGCGGCTGGCGGTTCGACCACGACCCGTCGGGCAGCTTCGCCGGCTTCGACTTCGCGGCGGGCGCGGCGGAGATGGCCGACTTCGCGGCGAAGCACGCGTGGCTGTCGACGGCACCGGAGTCCGGGTTCGTCCGGGTCTGCGTGCTGCAACGCCGGGACGCGACGGGCGTCGACACCCTGCGGGCGCGGACCCTGAACCGCCACGGCACCAAGGAGTTCGTCGAGTTGCCGGCGGACTGGTGGACGGCCGCGGCGGACGTCTTCGGCATCACGCCGGACCTGTTCACGGCCGAGGAGCGCGAGCGGCTGTGGCGGCAGGTCGTGGCGCAGCACGAAGCCCACGCGGGAGGGCCGGTCGTCAGCGTGTGA
- a CDS encoding aspartate/glutamate racemase family protein: MKVIGLLGGMSWESSAEYYRLLNERVKNALGGFHSAHTILYSVDFAAIEAMQAEDRWDDAGAELNRAARALEAAGADFVVLCTNTMHKVAEQLEDGLGIPLLHLGDVTAAAVGAAGIRRVGLLGTGFTMGQPFYRDRLAAHGLDVLVPSAQDRDLVHRVIYDELVLGVVKPESRTAYRCVIARLVEAGAEGVIYGCTEIELLVGPEDSPVPTFPTTRLHADAAVDFALGKAPLPPAPVTR; this comes from the coding sequence ATGAAGGTCATCGGGCTGCTCGGCGGGATGAGCTGGGAATCTTCGGCCGAGTACTACCGGCTGCTGAACGAACGGGTGAAGAACGCCCTCGGCGGGTTCCACTCCGCCCACACGATCCTCTACTCCGTCGACTTCGCCGCCATCGAAGCGATGCAGGCCGAAGACCGCTGGGACGACGCCGGCGCCGAGCTGAACCGCGCGGCTCGCGCGCTCGAAGCGGCGGGAGCGGACTTCGTCGTGCTCTGCACCAACACCATGCACAAGGTGGCCGAGCAGCTGGAAGACGGCCTCGGCATCCCGCTGCTGCACCTCGGCGACGTCACCGCCGCGGCCGTCGGCGCCGCCGGGATCCGGCGGGTCGGGCTGCTCGGGACCGGGTTCACCATGGGGCAGCCGTTCTACCGCGACCGGCTCGCCGCGCACGGCCTCGACGTGCTCGTGCCGAGCGCGCAAGACCGTGACCTCGTCCACCGCGTCATCTACGACGAGCTGGTGCTCGGCGTGGTGAAGCCCGAGTCCAGGACCGCCTACCGCTGCGTGATCGCGCGGCTGGTCGAGGCGGGGGCCGAGGGCGTGATCTACGGGTGCACCGAGATCGAGCTGCTGGTCGGCCCGGAGGACTCGCCCGTGCCGACCTTCCCGACGACCCGCCTGCACGCCGACGCCGCCGTCGACTTCGCGCTCGGCAAGGCCCCGCTGCCGCCGGCCCCGGTCACACGCTGA
- the rph gene encoding ribonuclease PH produces the protein MARKDGRNDDQLRDIKITRGFQQWPAGSVLIEFGNTRVLCAASVTEGVPRWRAGSGLGWVTAEYAMLPSATNTRGDRESVKGRIGGRTHEISRLIGRSLRACIDLAALGENTIVIDCDVIQADGGTRTAAVTGGYVALADAITWLGAANRLNDPQPLSSSVAAVSVGVVDGRVRLDLPYEEDSRAEVDMNVVATDAGTLIEVQGTGEGATFARSTLDKMLDLAQAGCEELTRLQNEALALPYPGELPEPRPDKKKGSK, from the coding sequence GTGGCTCGAAAAGATGGCAGGAACGACGACCAGCTCCGTGACATCAAGATCACCCGGGGGTTCCAGCAGTGGCCGGCGGGGTCGGTGCTGATCGAATTCGGCAACACCCGGGTGCTCTGCGCGGCGAGCGTCACCGAAGGCGTGCCGCGCTGGCGGGCCGGGTCCGGGCTCGGGTGGGTGACCGCCGAGTACGCGATGCTGCCGTCCGCGACCAACACCCGCGGTGACCGCGAATCGGTCAAGGGCCGGATCGGCGGGCGCACGCACGAGATCTCGCGGCTGATCGGCCGCTCGCTGCGCGCCTGCATCGACCTGGCGGCGCTGGGCGAGAACACGATCGTCATCGACTGCGACGTCATCCAGGCCGACGGCGGCACCCGCACGGCCGCGGTGACCGGCGGTTACGTGGCGCTGGCCGACGCCATCACCTGGCTGGGCGCGGCGAACCGGCTCAACGACCCGCAGCCGCTGTCGTCGTCGGTGGCCGCGGTGAGCGTCGGCGTGGTCGACGGCCGCGTGCGGCTCGACCTGCCGTACGAGGAGGACTCGCGTGCCGAGGTCGACATGAACGTGGTGGCCACCGACGCGGGCACGCTGATCGAGGTCCAGGGCACCGGCGAGGGCGCGACCTTCGCGCGGTCCACTTTGGACAAGATGCTGGACCTGGCGCAGGCGGGCTGCGAAGAGCTGACCCGGCTGCAGAACGAGGCGCTGGCGCTGCCCTACCCGGGCGAGCTGCCGGAGCCGCGTCCGGACAAGAAGAAGGGCTCGAAGTGA
- the bcp gene encoding thioredoxin-dependent thiol peroxidase translates to MTERLSPGDEAPDFTLPDSEGKDVSLRDFRGKSVVVYFYPAASTPGCTKQACDFRDNLAELNDAGYQVIGISPDKQAKLAKFVETEKLTFPMLGDPDKGVIEAWGAYGEKKNYGKTYLGVIRSTFVVDAEGKIAHAFYNVRATGHVAKLIRDLGVAS, encoded by the coding sequence ATGACCGAGCGACTTTCCCCCGGCGACGAAGCCCCGGACTTCACCCTGCCCGACAGCGAGGGCAAGGACGTCTCGCTGCGCGACTTCCGCGGCAAGTCCGTCGTCGTGTACTTCTACCCGGCGGCGAGCACGCCGGGCTGCACCAAGCAGGCCTGCGACTTCCGCGACAACCTCGCCGAGCTGAACGACGCCGGCTACCAGGTGATCGGCATTTCGCCGGACAAGCAGGCGAAGCTCGCGAAGTTCGTCGAGACCGAGAAGCTGACGTTCCCGATGCTGGGCGACCCGGACAAGGGCGTCATCGAGGCCTGGGGCGCGTACGGCGAGAAGAAGAACTACGGCAAGACGTACCTGGGCGTCATCCGCTCGACGTTCGTCGTCGACGCCGAGGGCAAGATCGCCCACGCCTTCTACAACGTCCGCGCGACCGGGCACGTGGCGAAGCTGATCCGCGACCTCGGCGTGGCTTCCTGA
- a CDS encoding MBL fold metallo-hydrolase — translation MRLTILGCSGSIPGPNTAASGYLVEAEGFLLGLELGNGTLAQLQAVADPFDLDALVLTHLHPDHCADVSALTVLRRYHPAPPYPARPRLLPLYAPHDAPLRLANAYAPNETERATTDLTDVYAFRPLRPEPFRIGPFEVVAVEVDHPTPAYGLRISYGGRILAFTGDTGPCAALNELADGVDLLLAEASWTDSAERPAGVHLSGKQAGELARDAAVGRLLLTHIAPWTDAGAVLAEASVEFPGAEVVKQGAVYDV, via the coding sequence GTGCGACTGACCATCCTCGGGTGCTCCGGCAGCATCCCCGGGCCGAACACCGCCGCGTCCGGCTACCTGGTCGAGGCGGAGGGCTTCCTGCTCGGCCTCGAACTCGGCAACGGCACGCTGGCGCAACTGCAGGCCGTGGCCGACCCGTTCGACCTGGACGCCCTCGTGCTCACGCACCTGCACCCCGACCACTGCGCCGACGTCAGCGCGCTCACCGTCCTGCGGCGCTACCACCCGGCGCCGCCGTACCCGGCCCGCCCGCGCCTGCTGCCGCTGTACGCGCCGCACGACGCGCCCCTGCGGCTCGCGAACGCGTACGCGCCCAACGAGACCGAGCGGGCCACCACCGACCTCACCGACGTCTACGCCTTCCGCCCGCTGCGGCCGGAGCCGTTCCGGATCGGGCCGTTCGAGGTCGTCGCGGTCGAGGTCGACCACCCGACCCCGGCGTACGGCCTGCGCATCTCCTACGGCGGCCGGATCCTCGCGTTCACCGGCGACACCGGTCCGTGCGCGGCGCTGAACGAGCTCGCGGACGGCGTCGACCTGCTGCTCGCCGAGGCGTCCTGGACGGATTCGGCCGAACGCCCGGCCGGCGTGCACCTGTCGGGCAAGCAGGCGGGCGAGCTGGCGCGCGACGCCGCGGTCGGGCGGCTGCTGCTGACGCACATCGCGCCGTGGACGGACGCGGGCGCGGTACTGGCCGAGGCGTCGGTGGAGTTCCCGGGGGCCGAGGTCGTCAAGCAGGGTGCCGTCTACGACGTCTGA
- a CDS encoding MoaD/ThiS family protein has translation MAVTVSIPTILRTHTGGEKSVEAKGATVLEVIDDVESRHAGIKGRLVKEEKLHRFINVYVNDEDVRFAGGLEAEVKDGDTLTILPAVAGG, from the coding sequence ATGGCCGTGACCGTCTCCATCCCGACGATCCTGCGCACCCACACCGGCGGCGAGAAGTCCGTCGAGGCGAAGGGCGCGACCGTCCTCGAGGTCATCGACGACGTCGAGTCCCGCCACGCCGGCATCAAGGGCCGCCTGGTGAAGGAGGAGAAGCTGCACCGCTTCATCAACGTCTACGTCAACGACGAGGACGTGCGCTTCGCCGGCGGCCTCGAGGCCGAGGTCAAGGACGGCGACACCCTGACCATCCTCCCCGCCGTGGCCGGTGGCTGA
- the rdgB gene encoding RdgB/HAM1 family non-canonical purine NTP pyrophosphatase — protein MTKLLLATRNAKKLGELERILAAEGISGIEVLGLADVPEFPEAPETAPDFEGNAVAKARDAVAACGLPAIADDSGLAIDALNGMPGVLSARWSGRHGDDEANLNLVLGQLGDVPDERRGAQFVCAAALVLVSGEETVVRGEWRGTMVRSPRGTNGFGYDPIFQPDGESRTSAELEPSEKDAVSHRGRALRALLPALRELAEG, from the coding sequence GTGACGAAGCTGCTTCTGGCCACGCGCAACGCGAAGAAGCTCGGCGAGCTCGAGCGAATCCTTGCCGCCGAAGGCATTTCGGGGATCGAGGTCCTCGGTCTCGCGGACGTCCCCGAGTTCCCGGAGGCGCCCGAGACGGCGCCGGACTTCGAGGGCAACGCGGTGGCGAAGGCCCGCGACGCGGTGGCGGCGTGCGGCTTGCCGGCCATCGCCGACGACTCGGGCCTCGCGATCGACGCGTTGAACGGCATGCCGGGCGTGCTGTCGGCCCGCTGGTCGGGCCGTCACGGCGACGACGAGGCGAACCTGAACCTGGTGCTGGGCCAGCTGGGCGACGTCCCGGACGAGCGCCGCGGGGCGCAGTTCGTGTGCGCGGCGGCGTTGGTCCTGGTGTCGGGCGAGGAGACGGTGGTCCGCGGCGAGTGGCGCGGGACGATGGTGCGCTCGCCGCGAGGAACCAACGGGTTCGGCTACGACCCGATCTTCCAGCCGGACGGCGAATCGCGGACGTCGGCGGAGCTGGAACCGTCCGAAAAGGACGCCGTCTCGCACCGGGGCAGGGCGTTGCGGGCCCTGCTCCCGGCGCTGCGGGAGCTCGCGGAAGGCTGA
- a CDS encoding rhomboid family intramembrane serine protease, whose protein sequence is MSTLPVNPDPETDAAKRVLPPRPKAAALVALSFTLLLYLVELVDVILPGDLDQGGIHSRMLSGLDGVLFAPLLHAGWSHLFANTVPVLVFSFLAMAAGIGRFALVTAIIWVVSGLGVWLIGPADTVTVGASGLAFGWLAYLLVRGIFNRAAGQILVAVVLLGVWSGMLAGLLPGNPGVSWQGHVFGALAGVLAAWLTSRTGKSRKAVPPAAGNLEG, encoded by the coding sequence GTGAGCACACTGCCCGTGAACCCGGACCCGGAAACCGACGCCGCGAAACGCGTGCTGCCGCCGAGACCGAAGGCGGCCGCGCTCGTCGCGCTCTCGTTCACCCTGCTGCTCTACCTGGTCGAGCTGGTGGACGTGATCCTGCCCGGCGACCTGGACCAGGGCGGCATCCACTCGCGGATGCTGTCCGGCCTCGACGGCGTGCTGTTCGCGCCGCTGCTGCACGCCGGCTGGTCGCACCTGTTCGCGAACACCGTGCCGGTGCTCGTGTTCTCCTTCCTCGCCATGGCCGCCGGGATCGGCCGGTTCGCCCTGGTCACGGCCATCATCTGGGTGGTGTCCGGGCTCGGGGTGTGGCTGATCGGGCCGGCCGACACCGTCACGGTCGGCGCGTCCGGGCTGGCCTTCGGCTGGCTCGCCTACCTGCTGGTGCGCGGCATCTTCAACCGCGCGGCCGGGCAGATCCTGGTCGCCGTCGTCCTGCTCGGCGTGTGGAGCGGCATGCTCGCCGGCCTGCTGCCCGGCAACCCGGGCGTTTCCTGGCAGGGACACGTCTTCGGCGCGCTGGCCGGCGTCCTCGCGGCGTGGCTGACCAGCCGCACGGGGAAGTCGCGCAAAGCCGTACCCCCGGCTGCGGGTAACCTCGAAGGGTGA
- a CDS encoding DUF2017 domain-containing protein, giving the protein MNGWRRKGAVIHAGFEQQEAAVLRGLVSQLEDMLTARAEEAPQDELAELTGIRIGPTESPDDPVLSRLLPDFHKLDPDNPTREDLDSAAAMRSLHEPELLDMKVGVAKIVLDTLPRDGGHVRLTEEQADAWLGALNDVRLALGTALDVTDDMPDELPEDDPRAPHLGVYHWLTWVQETLIQALTG; this is encoded by the coding sequence GTGAACGGGTGGCGGCGCAAGGGCGCGGTGATCCACGCGGGCTTCGAGCAGCAGGAAGCCGCGGTGCTGCGCGGGCTGGTCAGCCAGCTCGAGGACATGCTCACCGCGCGCGCCGAAGAGGCGCCCCAGGACGAGCTCGCCGAGCTGACCGGCATCCGGATCGGGCCGACCGAGTCCCCGGACGACCCCGTGCTTTCGCGGCTGCTCCCGGACTTCCACAAGCTCGACCCGGACAACCCGACCCGCGAGGACCTCGACTCCGCCGCGGCGATGCGTTCGCTGCACGAGCCGGAGCTGCTGGACATGAAGGTCGGCGTGGCCAAGATCGTGCTCGACACGCTGCCCCGCGACGGCGGTCACGTCCGGCTGACCGAGGAGCAGGCCGACGCCTGGCTCGGCGCGCTCAACGACGTCCGGCTGGCGCTCGGCACCGCGCTCGACGTCACCGACGACATGCCCGACGAGCTGCCCGAAGACGACCCGCGGGCGCCGCACCTCGGCGTCTACCACTGGCTGACCTGGGTGCAGGAGACGCTGATCCAGGCGCTGACCGGATGA